One Halichondria panicea chromosome 3, odHalPani1.1, whole genome shotgun sequence genomic region harbors:
- the LOC135333612 gene encoding uncharacterized protein LOC135333612: MIEIMRTMVSYLGSDHKHTALSGGDHLTCEREQGAKRHVQCSNTPGGRIEQLEPCIDGWHCVMNFMILIWQKLHKDSQEDYGTLSSLFARIGCSKAKKPKNDMHTCQAAFLKVFKGHIVTAGCKEFDIEGHKEVNQSLLSSVAQTVVKEFTVIPEALLGESVIDSGDKVHGYARVLCHFASLVLLFVDAWKEGDGERVIRLWKILMLHFHAEKKTKYALEALRLQFQLATLQPYLSHQLTWGRFINTHGGLGRNIPCDLHNEHINKLYKNIISNMGANFTKTASTWAARSVSSLHRISMAFDSPWPLTSRLTSTVKQQLTARGQMRRTSRQL, from the exons ATGATAGAAATAATGAGAACAATGGTGTCGTACCTGGGATCAGACCACAAGCACACGGCCCTGTCTGGGGGTGATCACCTCACATGTGAGCGAGAGCAGGGTGCCAAACGTCATGTGCAGTGCTCCAATACTCCTGGAGGGAGGATTGAACAACTTGAGCCATGCATTGATGGCTGGCATTGTGTGATGAACTTTATGATT CTCATCTGGCAGAAGCTGCACAAGGACAGCCAAGAAGATTACGGCACTCTCAGCAGTCTTTTTGCTCGCATTGGATGCTCCAAGGCGAAGAAACCGAAGAatgacatgcacacatgtcaAGCTGCCTTCCTCAAAGTCTTCAAGGGGCACATAGTGACAGCAGGCTGTAAGGAATTTGACATTGAag GACACAAAGAGGTAAACCAATCTCTGCTGAGTAGTGTGGCCCAGACAGTGGTGAAGGAGTTCACAGTGATCCCTGAGGCGCTGCTTGGAGAGTCTGTGATAGACAGTGGAGATAAAGTGCACGGGTATGCTCGAGTGCTATGTCATTTCGCCTCCTTAGTACTGCTGTTTGTGGATGCCTGGAAAGAAGGAGACGGTGAGCGTGTTATTAGGCTGTGGAAGATTTTAATGCTCCACTTTCATGCTGAGAAAAAGACAAAATATGCACTAGAGGCACTTAGGCTTCAATTTCAACTTGCCACTCTCCAGCCATACCTCTCTCATCAGCTGACCTGGGGCCGCTTCATCAACACTCATGGCGGCCTAGGACGGAACATCCCATGTGATCTCCACAATGAGCACATAAACAAGCTTTACAAGAACATCATCTCGAACATGGGTGCCAACTTTACGAAGACTGCCAGCACTTGGGCAGCACGATCCGTATCGTCTCTTCATCGAATCTCCATGGCCTTTGACTCTCCATGGCCTTTGACAAGCAGACTAACATCCACCGTGAAGCAACAGCTCACAGCACGAGGTCAGATGAGAAGGACGTCAAGACAGTTGTAG